GTGCCGAATCCACGAAATAACAGAACGATGCATTTTTATATCTAACACGTGGCAGTTGAAGGGTTTGCTGAACAataagctggacgagcggataggagatgccaacGGATCTGCctacgtcaacagattgtgggagaATATCCACgcagctgtgactacaacagcgcaggaagtgttaggcacggCGACACAAACggaatggttggtttgatgaggagttcCAGCGAGTGATGGATGAGAAAAATGATGTCAGGGGTCGGATGCTAGTGGCTGACACGCGTTGTAATAGAGTGTAGCAGAAAAATAACGAATCCACCGAAGAAAGAAAATGCAGCACAAAGAGAGTGTGACAGCTGAAGCACATGAGAGCatagatagaaacgatatgcggaggatTGACGAGACTGTCAATGGAGCGCGGCCCAaaactgcgccagtgcccgccatgttcGATGATCAAAAGGGGAGTTAGCTGACAAACAAGACTACCCaaataacatttcaagtttttttcTGCTCTAGGAGTGGTTTTATAGATTAAATTATAAGATCGACCAATAAAACTCACTATAATACGACAAACTTTTGATGAACACTATAAGAGTAAGTtatggccaagtggccctccCTGGATGACCGCTATAAAACTTTTATAAGAGTattaaaaaacactttttaaacTACCCGTAGAAAAAGGAAATAGGCTGCGGTAGCTTTCAaaaattttgctttgaaaaagagaaaaaaaactttgccgaaaaataataacaaaataaatagtTGATGAGGATAAAGATAAGGAAGGttacaaaataatgtttttacaGGATGGTCGTCCATTGTACTTTCATTAAAATGAGGTGCACGTTCGATTACGGTGGAAGCTAATGAAAAAATTAGATTGGTCGCCAAGTGCTCTCAAAACATTGTCAAATCATGATATCCAGCGATAAATATCACTGCCTTGAAAATGACTGTACCTTTTCAACATtaatttcgatcagaaaaatggTGTTCTTATTACAAatcgcaatgcaaatattcttatagGGGTTATTCAATTAACCACATTAGGACAAAAAATTATGGCTATATTCGAGCTTTTAAAATatgatttattacgctcttcattACAATCGTAGAGCTGCTCGTAAggtcaataggcatttgacgtttgaagctttttcagcatatttaggagaggtttattgatagcaagaAGAACGACAGTAAAATTGAGCCACTAGGCATGGTGATTGctattttaaattgaataaattcaagaagcatggaaattgctACCTGGATacggtggcagccaggtggaagcacttcgaaagtttgttgaaaagtgcaaaaaaggcgtattaaggagcaggatggacataatCGGCGACGATCAAGCTGTGTAACCaccaacaaaagatattttagttaccagacaaatattgtcgctgtcgtcgctgtccggaatatcttttgctggcgaggataggggatcttaATGTCAATGagggaaaaatacatacgatttgacagttaggtaccacacatgtttcggacagcagaacaaagggaaccgaagcgacaatatttatctggtaactaaaatatcttttccaccAACGCTGAATGAGGTTAAACAGGATCTGAATGAGCTAAAAAAACAGTAAAATTGTTAGGAAGGACGAAATTCCGGTCCAGCTTCTTAAActtggaagtgagcagctgcaccAATCAACAGATACATGGTTGGATACAGCATCGATACACCTATACCTGGCAAATTGTGGAACTCCATAACCGTTGGTCTTGGGCAATGTTCCTACAATTTCTCAGAACGTTAAGGCGTCTAAGGTCCAGTTCCACCACCTTGTTCATGGCCTACTAATAAGTCGTCGGCTATTTTCGGCTCTCTGCcgcatattgttttcgctattctttcttctgacATACGCACTAAGTGGCGAGTCCACTGAAGTCtgtcgtattttatacgattcacaaaattttcttctttgtaaaCTTGATAcggctcgtgattcatgcgcctgtgtaacacaccattttttttcgctcgaaaaccctgTAAAGTTTTTATAACGTCCACATTTCATGTCCGTAAAGGatcactggtagaatcagataATCATACTAAAAGGCCCATAGAAGGCCCTATCATCagcaaaagtacgtattttaaCTTCTCGGAAAACGTCATTGTCATATGTCACAAGCATTTCAagttaaacaaattcttcaacaacttcaaacacatccccatcaagcactacctcagcaccaacgcAATTAGGTCTCCCTTTATCTCTAACCgcaatcatgtactttgtcttgatatagatggttaagcctatcctcgccgtctccctcttcagtggaacaaaagcctccactactgccttGCGAACGATTGAGGCCGATGTTATCCGCAAATATCCAGAGCATATGCAACCGTGTGACGGTAGTGTCGTTCGTTATTCTGCACACCCGATCTCCTAATCGTGctctcgagtgcaatgttgaataataaattcgaaagtacaTCACCCTGATTCAGTCCATCtgaacgaggttgacacttcgtctgcaatgcGTATACTCGACTTCGAGCCATCAAGCGTTGCACGTTGCAAGTTGGACTCCCAGAATCATCGGCTTGATCGTTGACtgaccctcacgaaaacctgtctCGTATTTACTGACAAAGAACTCCTCATGCgatctcagtctgttaaacagaatacaCGTCAGAATTTTGAGCTCCGAGTTCAAAAGGGTTATTGcactgtaattggcacacttcAGTCTGTACCCTTACCTATAGATCAAACATaagaggccatccaaccagccggttGACAGTTTTTCATCCTCCCATGTACCCTGACGCATCGAAAACTGATTTCTGGTTGCCAATTTTATGTTCTGTGTTGGTGCtgcgttccgtttcacgatattttcatcatttttaaaTGTGGTTGGGACCATATTTCAATGAGCTAACCAACGGGACTCTGGTAgctagccgtgcggtaagacgcgcagctacaaagcaagaccatgctgagggtggctgggttcgattcccggtgccggtctaggcaattttcggattggaaattgtctcgacttccctggccataaaagtatcatcgtgttagcctcataatatactaatgcaaaaatggtaacttggcttagaaacctcgcagttaataactgtggaagtgcttaatgaacactaagctgcgaggcggctctgtcccagtgtggggatgtaatgccaataagaagaagaagaagaaccaacGGGACTCAAATTAGAAAGTGatcaaattaagaaaaaaaaaatccaggtcaatccacctagcgttgatgGTGCCTTCCTCGTACTGCCTTCCTCCAACTCAaacaccttcagcatggtcttgctttgcaacCAAGCATCATACCACTCACTGGGCTAAGGGAGGTCCCTCCTTTACAAATAATGTATTTCGATTGCCCTTAAGAGATTTAACTAATCCAGTACCTTATCGCGTTGTTTACTGTTACGCATCGTTAGCATTTTACAACGCCATACGTTGGAAAATAGAAATGAAATATAGGAAGGCCTCATCAGTATTCACCGGTTGTTCAGGAGGTGCAATTGTGCAGATCAAAGCGTTCATACAATTGAAGTTGACAACGGAGGTACCTGACCGATTTGTGTCAAATGAAGTCATTGCGTAGGAGTAGCTAAACTATTCGTAATTGTATTTAAAGGTGGTATGCATTGATGTGATGGACAGAGAAAAGTGACACCGGATATATGTTTATACCAATTTGAATACAAATTAAAATTGTTTAATATTGATAACAACAATCATGAtaataactaattttattgcAATTACATAGAATAAAATTATTAGTAGACAATGTCAGCCCAAACAACAATGACGGAGCACCGCAAAGCCGATAAAGAACTGAAAACCTCACCAAAGCGTGCGCCAGCAATCGAATATGTTGCCGAGTACACCAAGCGTAGTGCATGGGAGTTCTGTGACGTCACACCAATCCACGGATGTAAACATTTTCTTGGTTCCAATAATTTACCTATCGAGCGGTAATCCCACCGTAACTAATTCGTTAAACACGTGCTGCGAGCAAAGCTACGATTTTCTTTTCGTTCCAGATTGTGGTGGATTTTTGTATTTGTTGTTTCGTTTTACTACTGCATACATCTCGTATACACCATCTACGAAGAGTGGCAACGCGATCCAATTATTGTTAGTTTCGAACAGAAAACCTCATCGATCTATTCGATTCCTTTCCCGGCCGTTACCATTTGTCCCGAAACGAAGGTCAAGACCTCCGTATTGAATATGTCGCAAACTTTTGAATTGGTTCGCAAAAACAAGTTGAATGAAACGATCGATGAAGAACGGTGAGTGTGTTTAGGATTTCATGAGTAACATTACGACCACTAATACAGCATTTACAGTGTAAGGAGACTACTGCTGCTACTACAGCTGTGTGATTACAATATCTACGACAAACATGAAACGCCATTCTACTTTGATGATGTCTTGATCGAGCTCCGAAGAATGTCTATCCCTGCATTCGAGATGTTCAACACTTGCGGCTGGAAAGGTCAAGGTGTGACCTGTTTGGACATATTCAGAACTACGCTAACTGAAAAGGGGTTCTGTTATACTTTCAACACCGTTGCAAATAATGATTTGCTACGCAAAAGTGAGATAGATCCAAGGTACAATCTGAACTCGGAAACTCGATCATCAGATTGGGAGCTCGATAAAGGTTTCCAGGAAAGCATAGGGGTAAACTCTTTCCCACGTCGAACTGCGACCGGAGGATATCTGAACAGTCTCCTAGCCACTCTCATAGCCAACAAGAGCGATTTGGACTACCTTTGTGGGGATTCGTTTCAAGGCTTCAAAGTGATGCTTCACATGCCCGACGAATTCCCACTGGTTTCCCATCAGTACTTTCGAGTACCCTTGGATCAAGAACTGATCGTGACCGTGACTCCCGTCGTTATGGGCACCGATGATCGCGTGCGACATTATCAACCAGATAAACGTCAATGCTACTACACTCACGAGCGTTATTTACGTTTCTTCAAAATCTACAATAAAGTCAACTGCGAAACCGAATGTTTGACGAACTATACTTTCAATCTATGCGGGTGTGTCCAATTCTGGATGCCGCATCCCAAAGGATCCCCGGTCTGCTCGCTGCATGACAGCCCATGCTATCAGTCAGCAGTGTCGCACATTTCGAAAATGTCGGCGCGTAATAAAGCGAAGGTAAACGATGATCTACCTGCGGCATCATGCAACTGTCTTCCAACGTGCAACTACGTCGAGTATCGAACACAAGTGTCACAGGCGAAGTGGAACTGGCAGAATGGAGAGTACTTCAACTATATGGAACGAAAACCGATGACTAGCGGGTTGGTTGGGTCCCATATTTCTAAGGAGCTACGTGTATCGAATGAATTGTTATACTTTCGTTTCAGAGTGCACCAGTCGAAGATGGTGATCTACTTCAGGGAGGCGGACTTTATTCCGCTGGTGCGCAAAGAAAAAAGCAGTATTAGCGGAATGATCGCCAATTGCGGTGGGCTGATGGGTCTGTTTATGGGGGTCAGTATACTAAGCTTGGTCGAATTGATATACTATTGTACGTTAAGACCAATCGCAATGTGGATGCTGACTAAGCAGAAGATTTCTACCACAAACAAAGCGGAATCATCGAGCCGGTGTGATTGTGGTAGCATCCGAGGGTGAAGCAGGGCTTTGTAGTGTTAATGAATGAATTATTTGGCCGGAAAATTGATAGAAAACATTTAAATATTGAATTAGTTTGCTCAGATAATAAAACTACTAGAAAATTATTGTTGCTtcctttattattatttattcagactaaggccgaggtggcctgtgcggtatataagagtcttcgccattcggctcggtccatggctacacgtcgccaaccaagcagtctgcggagggtccgcaagtcatcttccacctgatcgatccaccttgcccgcagcgcacctcgccttcttgagcccgtcggatcgttgtcgagaaccattttcaccgggttactgtccgacattctggctacgtgcccggcccaccgcagccgtccgattttcgcggtgtgaacgatggatggttctcccagcagctcatgcaactcgttgttcattcgcctcctccacgtaccgtccgccatctgcaccccaccatagatggtacgcaacactttcctttcaaaaactcccagtgcgcgttggtcctccacgagcatccttcaggtctcgtgtccgtagagaactaccggtcttataagcgttttgtagatagtcagtttggtacggcggcggcggcaaatagctgaactctattcgatcggagcgtcttacggagtccaaagtacgtacgatttccagtcactatgcgcctccgaatttctctgctggtatcgttatcggcggtcaccagtgagcccaagtacacgaattcttcaaccacctcgatttcgtcaccaccgatagaaactggagactcttcctatcatgtacttcgtcttcgacgtgttgatgacaagtccaatccgtttagcttcgctttttagtctgatgtaggcttcctccatcctctcaaagttatgtgccatgatatcaatgtcgtcagcgaaaccaaataactggacggacttcgtgaaaatcgtaccactcatgtcaatccctgcccttcgtattactccttccaaagcgatgttgaatagcagacacgaaagaccatcaccttgccgtaaccctctacgcgtttcgaagggactcgagaccgtatcagtttatccagaaatcggTTTTCgagcattagctgccatagctggtctcgatcgattgtatcaggCATCGATATTGATCTTCAGGCAGGCATGCATCGTTATTgatcttgaattattgaaactccAAAGCTACTATGAAATGTACCcgtaatcaagctaagctaaccTAAGCAGTCTAGAAGGGGAAAGGatcgtttagccgaaaaagtcgtttggccgaatagcccAGTCGACACAATGATGTCATATAACATGCGAAAGTAAAGacgatataggtacttccccattttttttcctgttcgggtgtgccactgcgatcaattattagatctattgtagcgttacccgtatccttagtgtttaagtgcatgtcgaattactccagtgctattgagaagcaatgcagtatcagtttcgatacagttgttgttttgtttcctCAAgacatgacaaggtcccgctatttagacccttcatagggagcaatcccattgaaggcgcgccccttatcaataggaaatcaatccttgcttgagaaaacagaacagtaatactgtttttggccatgcatcggagccctagccacatccttgtcttgcttctagaatatcaccagtgaaactcttaaaacTCGGGATTTAGCtttgtctacaagaccatttcaagcaagagaatttgttcagtaataagaacttccgtgtgttcctctcactaccatttttcaccagttcatgaagagttagtatgTATTTGAACCCCTaattcgatttttccagcaatcagttcagcctaggaccgggtaccgaggctttttaactaattgcttgaaaagttgtttccgctgcatacagtttagcctcaaacaagaggaattcgagtcttttaactgtctgcaaggtaacattcattatgttttatttctgagactgctgttggtagcggggactaaatacgatgaatccttaattaccacacttattgccctagctagaaaaa
The nucleotide sequence above comes from Armigeres subalbatus isolate Guangzhou_Male chromosome 3, GZ_Asu_2, whole genome shotgun sequence. Encoded proteins:
- the LOC134220491 gene encoding pickpocket protein 28-like → MSAQTTMTEHRKADKELKTSPKRAPAIEYVAEYTKRSAWEFCDVTPIHGCKHFLGSNNLPIERLWWIFVFVVSFYYCIHLVYTIYEEWQRDPIIVSFEQKTSSIYSIPFPAVTICPETKVKTSVLNMSQTFELVRKNKLNETIDEERVRRLLLLLQLCDYNIYDKHETPFYFDDVLIELRRMSIPAFEMFNTCGWKGQGVTCLDIFRTTLTEKGFCYTFNTVANNDLLRKSEIDPRYNLNSETRSSDWELDKGFQESIGVNSFPRRTATGGYLNSLLATLIANKSDLDYLCGDSFQGFKVMLHMPDEFPLVSHQYFRVPLDQELIVTVTPVVMGTDDRVRHYQPDKRQCYYTHERYLRFFKIYNKVNCETECLTNYTFNLCGCVQFWMPHPKGSPVCSLHDSPCYQSAVSHISKMSARNKAKVNDDLPAASCNCLPTCNYVEYRTQVSQAKWNWQNGEYFNYMERKPMTSGVHQSKMVIYFREADFIPLVRKEKSSISGMIANCGGLMGLFMGVSILSLVELIYYCTLRPIAMWMLTKQKISTTNKAESSSRCDCGSIRG